Sequence from the Ammospiza caudacuta isolate bAmmCau1 chromosome 9, bAmmCau1.pri, whole genome shotgun sequence genome:
GCTGCACCATCCCCTGCCTGGTGGCAGGGAAGGAGTCCCTGCATGAGAGTGCAGCCACAGGGCACAGATCCAATCACTCACAATGCTTCTGCCTCCCCAAGCCCCTTTTTAAAGTAGGATATTGCCCCATGGACCCTGTGTTTCCCTTATTCCTTATCCAAAGAGGCAACTCAAAACCGTatccttcagctcctgcagcgTTTGCTAGCTCCAGGTTCACAGCTTTtggctgcacagcccagcagatcCAGGGACTGCTCTCACAAGACCCATAAACAGAAGCTGAGCCTGTCAGCTGTAGGTTTGAACTCCTCACCACAGACTTTCACTGCTCCTAGAAAGCAGGAGGGGCTCCAGGTCACCCCAGGTGCCAGGCAGCACTGCCCAAGGCAGGTCCCAGGAGTCAGCACTCTGATATGCCATTCCTCACCTCATCCGGCAACAGCAGcccaaaagagatttttttcagctgcaaACAGTTTTtgggccagccccagggatctCTCCAGCATGACTCAAGCCAAAGCTAGAGcaaacagagaaaaggagaggtGGGTGGAAATGGCTGCAGCCCTGAATTTCACCCCCAAGCCTCTCCTAGAGCTGAGGGAACAGGTCAGTGGGGACCTGTCTGGAGAGTTCAGAGACATGAGCCACCATCTGCTCCCTGACACATGTCAACAGCACTTCAAAGCCCAACAAGGCAAGGAATATTCATCgcagccagagcagaggaaCACAGACAGCCCCCAGCAGCATCACACAGCAAAGTAAAAGGTGTCAGCAACAATAATCTGCGCTCTCTTTAGTGATCTGCTGAAACCAGTAGCAGCATTCCCCCATCACCAGAGGAGAGCCCACAGTGTCCAGTGGAGTTTGGATGGGACTCAAGTGAGTATAGCACAGCCATATGCTCTGCATTGATGCCCTGGCAGTACCAGAAACCATCCTGGCAACACCAGTGTGTGTCATTTGTctgagccaggagctgtggaAGGGGTCAGGGCTGGTACAGCAGCAATACCAGCCCATCACAACATTGGTGTGCTTGCAATTACCTCTTCCCAtagccatgctggctgtgacaTGCCTTGCCTGTCCCCCTTCCAGGGCTCAAACCCAGGCTGAATGCCCAGGTTTAACCTCTAATTCTAACTCTTTCAGCATGCAAGACTCCTGAAGAGAAGGGCTGGGGGGTTTTGCCTCCCCAGCAGGGTAAGGGATGAGGTTTTCCTCTTTGCAAAGTGCAGGCTTCAGCTACAGCATGGGCTGAGAGGAGAGAAGTAAATGCCAAGCAAGTTTGAGAGGTGGGAGGGACCTGAAGGAACAGGGAATTCAACCTAGCAGCAGCATCACTCCTGCAGAGATACACTTTTAAGGAAGGGGGGGAAATGGATAATAACGTGCCTATGCAAGCATGCATATGCCTACACCTATACTACTACAACCTATACATGCAGAATGAAAGAACACTGACCTCATTGAGCAGTTGGTCAACTCTTCCCAAAATAGCCGTCTCCATTTGGTCTGCCgagagccaggcagggagctgtgtgggTCTGTCGGCTTCCAAGTGGGACACGCGGGACTGCAGCTCGGAGGTCCGAAAgtacagcaggaggctgagcaccagagagagcagggacacGCCGGGCAGCCCCgagcccagcagcagggggAGGCGGCAGCACCGCTCCCCATCGCCGCTCCTGGGGGGAGCCACACACCCCCTGTCAAAAGCTGCTTCGTCGACGCCTTTCCAGCTCTTCTCCTCCAACATTCCCTCCCTGTCCTGAGAAAcgataaataaataaatagaataaatacaGCTTCGCTCCTACTCCAAGACGCGCAATCCAGAAGGCGTAAGAAAAAGAACGTCGGAGGGAATCCCAGCGCCAGCAGATCACAAGTGACAGCAATAATGACAAAAGTGGATGGAGGGGGGgtgtctttaaaaaataaaaacaaaccacacaCACATAAAAGGGGTGCAGAAAAAAGGGATCCAACTGCAGCAAAGAGTGcgaagggggaaaaaataatctgatcgagatttttttttttttttcctcctgtattTCAGTCTTTTGGTTCGCTGGTAAGTTTTTGATTCTTTCTAAGCTGTCAGTTTCAGTTCCTTCGCAGACTGGCCAGGAGCTCGCACATGGAAGTCCCCATTAGAGAGAGGTAATTCTCAGCTGCTCCGGCGACGCTGTGCTCTGGCTGATCGCGGCTCCCCTGTAACATGACACACTCCCTCCGAACTACGGGGCTGGGATGAGCGAGCTGCGCGGCTTCCCAAAGTAACCTCCTCTGCTCGCCCTCTCTCTCCACCTCTCCCTTGCCgcatgatttatttatttatgcaaaGCGCCGGGGTGGGATCGGGCAGTGGGACGCCCCTGTCCCGCTCGGTCCCCAAACCACCTCTCCGCCGCCAGCCCTTCCCTTTGAAGTGACTCTCGCCGAGGTTATTTATAGTGGCAGGAAAGCGACTGTAAAGCAGAGGCTGGGCTCACACCAGCCCGCgtcttcctttcctccaggcagccGGCAGCGCTTTATGGGATGGCACAAAGGGGCTGTGGCGTCCCCCGCGCAGATCCCGGGGCAGCCCCCGGGCACCGGCACTGGGGGATTTGGACCCCGGTATTTtgaggagagcagccaggcagggcgAGAAGCAGAGGGAAACATCTGGAAACAAGAGCCGgcagctgagggctctgcaAGGAACAAGCgaagggcagcagggagaaacaccccaggcaggcaggcaggctgcAGTGCAAGGGGGGAACATCTGGGGCCTGACCTGGGGGTACAACATGCCAAGGGTGCTCAGAGGAACCAATCTGCTGAGGCCCTCTAGTGAAGCAGAACTTCCCATCATCTGCGTGTCCCACCAGGCGCAGGGcaccagacagacagacagacagacgaTCCCCCTTTGGCAGGGAGCAGTCTCCCCAAAACGTGCCGTAGGGCAGCTCCGAGCCATGCGTCTGGGAAACAAAGCCTCCTTCTGTTTTCAGCAGCAAGGGAGGGCCACCTATCCCAGTTTTTCTGAGCATAACATACAATATTTTATCCTCCGGTGTGACATGcaggctctgctgagcccctgcctgtctgtctgtccgttCTTTCATCCTCTCCTTGAGCACGCTCAGCAgtgaagcagcacagagctcaccgTGGTGCACAGTCATTAAAAGCCAGGCAGAAATTGGTCTCTTAAAATCTGGCTCCCTTGTGGCTCTTCTGCTGTCATTTACACGTTTTAAATGAAGATTTTGCGTGCAGTCTGTGCTGGAAATGAACTGGCAGAGAAAACTCATATTCATCTCTGGCCTGGTCTCTGTTTCAGGGGGCTGGAAGAGCCAGACCCTCTGGGAGCAGGTTAACGCAAGCACGAGCTGTTTCTGCACCAGACAAACCCTCAGAGGGCCCGGTAGCACACAGCCCCAATTCTTTGGATGGCCTCATGCCTTTCACAGCCACTCACTTCCCAAAATGGGGTTTTAGCGTCTGCGAGgcaggaaatcctttctttatttcttttagtgGGGTTTCTTGTCATCTCACTGCTCAAATTTGCGTTGCTGTTCCGGCACGCAGGGAAAACACCCCTCTGATGGCTGCAGCCTTTCAACAGTTTTTCATATGAGCGGGGCAGAGATGTGTAACCCACAGACCTGGCACACAAAGGGTGTCTGTTCGTTCAGGAGGTGTCTGTTCCTTCAGGAGGTGTAGCCACCCTGGTCTCCTGCCCCCTGTGTTTGCAGCCTACTTctttacaaaaggaaaagaagtctTTGAGGCCCTGGCTCCATGGGAGTTACCCAAGATACCACCTGCAATCACAGCAAATAAGTAGACAGAGAGAAATGAAAGGGAGATGCCTAGAGGCTGATGATACAGTGTTTGAGAAGCAGAGATCTTCCCAGGAAAATACCAGTTAGCAGATGACGCTGAGTGTCCTAGAGAGTGCTGCAGTACATTACCTTGAGACTGGGGTTGAACTACTGATGACTGCAGCTACCTGCCTGTGTTATACAAAGTTCCACCTGAGGCTGTCTGTCTCTCCCCCCTTTATACCAACCTAAGCACTGAAATCACAAAAACCCACCCTCTAAGCTAAATCTGCTGGGTGTCTGCATCTCTTTTCCCCCactggctggggacagctctctGCCCTTTTGCACTGTTTTTTGATACAGATCCTGCAGTGCAGACACGAGCATCGCCGGAATGGCTCTGTAAGTGCCTTTTcctgcctccccccagcccctctccagctgaTCAGCTCATTTGGAGGGTATGTCAtagctgctgcaggctggggagctgcaccCACACGGGTTTCACGCAGGAGCCTTAGCTGCAGATGTGCAGGAGGGTAACTTTTCTATCCATGAGATACTACGGAGCCCTGTCATCCCATGCCAATAGAGATGGACTAATTGAGCCCCAAACCTGAGCCAAGTGTGCATGTCGAGTCTGCAGCACTGCTCAACCAAAAAGCTGCCTCCAGAGACAGGCCTGGCACGTGGAATCATCTCAGCACTCCTTGGGTTGAGCACAGCCCACACTCCAGCTCTCTCAATGCTATGAGAAGAGGTGAGCGCTGGCCTCAAACCAGTCCTCCTGCAAGTTCCTGACTCTCAAAGTTGGTGGAGTGGAAACAAATACTCACTTGCAATCAGGAGTGATTTCACTGACTAGTAACTCTCAGAAAGCCCTGCATATGCTGAGCTTGAGGCTGTATCCCTCTTTCCTCAGGGAGGTTGATGATATTCCCCACAAGGACAGGAACCACACACTTCCATCGCTTCTAACACTCTTCCAGGGTGTTTAAGGACCTCAGCACAAACATATTAAGAATTGGACCAAACACAACTCACATATAATTTCCCAAAGCAGCTAAAACTCCTCTGTacaatgaaaaagtttcacatCTGGCCCATGGCAGTGGGTCAATTGATCAGTTACAAGCAGGTGTGGCAAGATTCCAGCTTGGTCAGTCTcgagctggcacaggcacttTGTCCTTCTCAGGGACATGTGTATGTGGGCAAAGCACCCCACAGAGCttgcccagcactgctctgcaacagacacacagagctcacaaTATGTGGGGATTCCTCACGTGGCACAATGTGCTCTCATTGCCATAGACCATAAACCCTCTTTGACCCAAGGCAGGTGCTGTGAGCATGAACCACTCCATGCCACAAGACAGAAATGGATAGAGCTGGGCATGGATGAGGTTTTTGCTTCTATGAGCAAAGTTCAAGCCAGCCAGGTATCTACAACAGGCCTTCACCTGTAAAGGGATAGATAACAGCAGCAGGCTTTGCTCACCTTCCATCACTTAAAGACAACCTTCCATTAAAAAATAGTGTCCTTCCTGTCACTAACTGGAAGTTGAAGCCAGCTGCCTGGAGATGCCatgtgctctgccctgccacTAATCTTCCCCTTTTCAGACCATTTACCAGGGAGAAAAACCCCACCCCAGTTCTCTTTCTGTTCCTCTGCTTTCCCCCTGCCCCCCGCAGGAAACACGGGGGGCTCGGTGTGCTGGAAGCAGCCATTAACCAGCAGCCGACATCTCCAGCTATTGTAAATACATTAACTCAAGGCCTTTCCCTGCATTTATTAGGCTCAAGAACAACATCTGGAAACAGATGTTTTCTGAGcagagaagagaggaggaaggagggtaACAAAACAAGGGGGTGGGAAGCACTCTTGCAAGTGGAAGTACATGGTCTGCAGACCATCCCTGTGCAAAATGCTGCTCAGATGGAGCACTGCaaggggctgaggcagcacagccacatcccTCCGAGGCAAGGCAGCGAGAGTGGAACATCTCAGGGGGGCTGCCTGACAGAAACAGCAATGGGGGGACAGAAAAACTCACAGCAGCTTGCAGGGCCCTTGTGAGGAAAGGTCAGCACACACTCACACAAATGGGACACCAGGGCAGAGAGATTTAGggggtttttcctttcctggtcCTGGaccttcccagccctcagctgctctaTATCCCAGAGGCTGGCAGGCTTGCACTGGGACAGTGTCACCTCCAGAACAGTTTGGCAGCATCTGTCACTGTGCAGGCAAGTCTAGGGCTCCCAGAGTATCCTGTGTGTCCCAAGCAGCCTGTTCTCAAAAGGCAAGCAGAGTGGAAACCTCCCATGCCAGGGACT
This genomic interval carries:
- the LOC131561352 gene encoding collagen alpha-1(XIII) chain-like translates to MARSCPTARFGETAPCQRGIVCLSVCLVPCAWWDTQMMGSSASLEGLSRLVPLSTLGMLYPQDREGMLEEKSWKGVDEAAFDRGCVAPPRSGDGERCCRLPLLLGSGLPGVSLLSLVLSLLLYFRTSELQSRVSHLEADRPTQLPAWLSADQMETAILGRVDQLLNEKLKFHLPRHREVRDTHQRCNCPAVTIQWDTAPHVQTGARQVACGAPWRVLRELLRV